A genomic segment from Asterias amurensis chromosome 6, ASM3211899v1 encodes:
- the LOC139938562 gene encoding uncharacterized protein, with protein sequence MANTTMNIKASLGSLQAARFAWFLILLLGGQLVRCDNHMGTNVNIPSDLTDTAAELKGYFCNICSDVMGTSCLPSGIGCTFCQRLCHQPNWAQGMELCQKYYDSTPSPESLCDDDQSRYCTFGSEAEVCEHHESEEPCMYYRRDLSGDIYRYCVCGSVGSRLPRLGRSCSDRESDSTTVRMSTEMPSTTQPPSVATTMPTGEEPLASPRVATTPQGGEPLASATIAAIVLGTVLGVLLIAVALGLLCLFRMNRLKCGAGTGVTTTDAGIEMAQNGNGSGRGQGSVVSTNAYEDTSTTPDGTSEHAYKSLDLSHEQSHYYSRIPEKSGTPGARTTQEEVTPSAPPIEGHDQNTEAQEGHEYFVLEREQSKRSSEAGNSNHEYFVLEKDQGEGGEDGDTPGKEVDSAIVSKPAATHEGYDRIKLSPQHNTAENTYSHLKPNPVKEVEYDHLARPGHT encoded by the exons ATGGCCAATACGACAATGAATATAAAGGCTTCATTGGGGTCACTTCAAGCAGCACGATTTGCTTGGTTTCTCATCCTCCTTCTCGGGGGACAATTGGTCCGGTGCGACAATCACATGGGTACGAACGTGAACATTCCCTCCGATTTGACAGACACTGCAGCGGAGTTAAAGGGATACTTTTGTAATAT CTGCAGCGACGTGATGGGGACATCATGTTTGCCTTCGGGAATTGGGTGCACCTTTTGTCAGAGGCTATGTCATCAGCCGAATTGGGCTCAGGGAATGGAACTATGTCAAAAGTACTATGATAGTACACCAAGTCCAGAAT CTTTGTGCGATGATGATCAGTCGAGGTACTGTACGTTCGGTTCAGAGGCTGAGGTGTGTGAACATCACGAGAGTGAGGAGCCATGCATGTATTACCGACGGGACCTCTCTGGTGACATCTACAGATATTGCGTATGCGGTTCGGTTGGAAGTAGGCTTCCAAGACTGGGAAGGAG CTGTAGTGACAGAGAATCGGACAGTACGACGGTACGAATGTCGACAGAAATGCCGTCGACCACTCAGCCGCCCTCTGTTGCGACAACAATGCCCACTGGGGAGGAGCCGCTCGCCTCGCCCCGTGTAGCGACAACTCCGCAGGGCGGGGAGCCTCTCGCCTCGGCCACTATAGCAGCCATCGTTCTGGGAACTGTTCTGGGGGTTCTTCTGATTGCAGTCGCTCTTGGATTACTCTGTCTATTCAGAATGAATAGATTAAAGTGTGGAGCGGGAACAGG CGTGACCACTACTGATGCGGGTATCGAAATGGCACAAAACG GCAATGGAAGCGGTCGAGGTCAGGGGTCAGTTGTTTCCACTAACGCCTATGAAGACACATCGACAACCCCGGATGGCACATCTGAGCATGCATACAAATCCTTAGATCTGAGTCACGAACAGAGTCATTACTACTCCCGGATCCCAGAGAAGAGTGGCACCCCCGGTGCTCGAACTACCCAGGAGGAGGTCACACCCTCAGCCCCGCCCATAGAAGGTCATGACCAAAATACGGAGGCTCAAGAAGGACATGAATATTTTGTCCTTGAGCGTGAACAATCGAAACGATCATCAGAGGCAGGAAACTCAAACCACGAGTATTTTGTTCTAGAGAAAGACCAGGGGGAGGGTGGGGAAGATGGAGATACTCCTGGGAAGGAGGTTGACAGTGCCATTGTATCGAAACCGGCTGCCACACATGAAGGTTACGATCGCATAAAACTTTCACCACAACATAATACTGCTGAGAACACTTACAGTCATTTAAAACCTAACCCTGTGAAAGAGGTCGAGTATGACCATCTTGCTAGACCTGGACACACATGA
- the LOC139938186 gene encoding neuromedin-U receptor 1-like has product MTNCSMNATSDDQPLSFSTGSTTPCDPGQDQDMDGELPYLTPVQVAVRVTTLSVICIVGVSFNTLNGLMLLKSKKPRSTMHVLMLNLVLADLTISLTCIPISILFEASNGNIYIPSGLCKFSGYLLQTLLIASLLTQSVISVIRTVAVTLSESLKQRLPKIAAYKIVIFVWLYGVLTPLLPLLSHDHGSEDLFIYHPRFIACTISDMHTTPMGGMVYGVAGFLLPVLIICISYIVLYFSLRRHLRKTLLVQDKCSRQMYAVQMRVHVKVGCLVMLVVSSVILIWVPFYIVSSLSLFDDVHVTALKRNASVWLIYGASSVNPIMYGFMNSSLRQEFRTYMGAKHPKVAEHFGRLSCCCCGRKRGKLNSVFVIPAKQLKTSCQDAAVPGSISGGQKVVVQINHEVSLKHQSVFSIENVVAEPSVVAAATKNQPKNPKVGRDSVPPLVKRCSWSKSLANNARRLSDKVSRRRSGSEDLDGQALRQLPLLDLNAVTQLREESSHAPSPRDFWTLQGDEVEFGSDEVFENNTEERLTKYHTLSVHSPSLTRHRLASGDGSSVVTVSTSFKTQPAYRDIVKVRRVFIEEVTFVAGLHGSITPNTSEQVRYPTAMHIGENVSSIGSHCGRTIAAAMDDLQDTMAMQLPGCIQTMPEK; this is encoded by the exons ATGACCAACTGCAGCATGAACGCTACATCTGATGACCAACCCTTGAGTTTTTCGACCGGGTCGACAACACCGTGCGACCCGGGCCAGGACCAGGACATGGACGGGGAACTACCGTACCTCACCCCCGTGCAGGTCGCCGTACGCGTGACCACTCTCTCGGTCATTTGTATAGTTGGTGTCTCCTTCAACACCTTGAATGGGTTGATGCTGCTCAAGTCCAAGAAACCAAGATCCACGATGCACGTTCTGATGTTGAATCTtgttttggctgatttgaccaTCTCTCTTACGTGCATACCAATCTCTATTCTGTTTGAAGCTAGTAATGGAAACATCTACATACCCAGCGGACTCTGCAAGTTTTCTG GCTATCTGCTCCAGACCCTTCTCATCGCATCCCTTCTGACCCAGTCGGTCATCAGCGTCATCCGCACCGTGGCCGTTACCCTGTCCGAGTCCCTCAAACAACGCCTTCCCAAAATCGCAGCCTACAAAATCGTCATCTTTGTGTGGTTGTATGGTGTTCTGACACCACTGCTGCCTTTACTTAGTCACG accACGGTTCAGAGGATCTGTTCATCTACCACCCCCGGTTTATCGCTTGTACAATTTCTGACATGCACACCACCCCTATGGGAGGTATGGTATACGGAGTGGCGGGCTTCCTGCTCCCCGTCTTGATCATCTGCATCAGCTACATCGTCCTCTACTTCTCCCTGAGGAGACACCTCCGGAAGACCCTCCTGGTCCAGGACAAGTGCAGCCGACAAATGTACGCCGTCCAGATGAGAGTCCACGTCAAGGTGGGATGCCTGGTCATGCTGGTAGTGTCCAGCGTGATCCTAATCTGGGTGCCGTTCTACATCGTCAGCAGCCTCTCCCTCTTCGACGACGTCCATGTCACGGCCTTGAAACGCAACGCGTCCGTCTGGCTCATCTACGGTGCCTCGTCGGTCAACCCCATCATGTATGGATTCATGAACAGCTCACTCCGCCAGGAGTTTAGGACTTACATGGGAGCGAAACATCCTAAGGTTGCCGAACACTTCGGTCGGTTGAGCTGCTGTTGCTGCGGTAGGAAGAGAGGCAAACTAAATTCTGTCTTTGTCATCCCTGCAAAGCAACTCAAGACTTCATGTCAAGACGCAGCGGTACCTGGAAGCATCTCAGGGGGTCAGAAGGTAGTAGTTCAGATAAATCACGAAGTCAGCTTGAAACACCAGTCCGTGTTCTCAATAGAAAATGTAGTAGCAGAACCTTCGGTAGTCGCTGCTGCAACTAAAAATCAACCAAAGAACCCCAAAGTGGGTAGAGACTCCGTGCCCCCGCTTGTGAAGAGATGCTCCTGGTCCAAGTCACTGGCAAACAACGCGCGTCGGTTAAGCGACAAGGTGTCCAGGCGACGAAGCGGTTCTGAAGACTTGGACGGCCAGGCGCTGCGGCAGCTACCTCTGCTGGATCTGAACGCCGTCACACAGCTCAGGGAAGAGAGCAGCCACGCTCCATCTCCTCGGGATTTCTGGACTCTCCAGGGGGACGAGGTTGAATTTGGATCTGACGAGGTCTTCGAAAACAATACAGAGGAGAGACTAACAAAGTACCATACACTCTCTGTCCACTCACCGTCTCTGACCAGACACCGACTAGCGAGTGGAGATGGATCATCAGTCGTGACTGTCTCGACGTCCTTTAAGACACAGCCAGCTTACAGGGACATTGTTAAAGTCAGACGGGTATTTATTGAGGAAGTAACGTTTGTAGCTGGTCTGCATGGTTCAATTACACCCAATACAAGTGAACAAGTCAGGTATCCAACAGCAATGCACATTGGAGAAAATGTTTCCTCAATCGGTTCCCATTGTGGCAGGACGATAGCGGCAGCCATGGACGATTTACAAGACACAATGGCAATGCAACTGCCAGGATGTATACAGACAATGCCAGAAAAATAG